One window from the genome of Corynebacterium sp. SCR221107 encodes:
- a CDS encoding sugar transferase, whose translation MQAKNTSEPSFNPLPTVVTDRGKASRAGRNRRSWETIRVTLLIDLIAVLFATVISMRGAVLGHRFLILCLVVIGWIFLIWTQKGYSFHSRVERVAVQPVVVASVTLLAVLGFWVALSRQPEVIRPLMVIGVPLGCVLLIVGRILSSEINQSLRRKKRSKLLLLGRVRDIKEILGNDPATKFPFHEVTALLVTDPANLRSLPEVPNCKVQGFKLGDDIVDAASVLECDSIWVASVHDFGHKHLRRLMWSLRDQNIRLYLEPMIEGTSGTRISSERIGSRSILYVEPPRFDAANGYLKRAMDVFLSLVILIVISPIMLVTALAIKLEDRGPVFYKSERIGIYGQPYMVWKFRSMAVDADKRAQQLIEAQGGDALLFKMKDDPRVTKVGKFIRKYSIDELPQFFNTLNGTMSIVGPRPQVQREVNEYDIDMRMRLEVRPGITGLWQVSGRSDLTPQQAQALDLYYVDNWSPMLDAKIFFQTFGAVLRSEGAY comes from the coding sequence ATGCAGGCGAAGAACACTTCGGAACCAAGCTTTAACCCGTTGCCGACCGTGGTTACCGACCGTGGGAAGGCAAGCAGAGCTGGGCGTAATCGGCGTAGCTGGGAAACTATCAGGGTCACCCTATTGATCGACCTCATTGCTGTGTTGTTCGCCACCGTTATTTCCATGCGAGGGGCTGTGTTAGGGCATCGCTTCTTAATCTTGTGCCTGGTAGTTATCGGATGGATTTTCTTAATCTGGACGCAAAAGGGCTACTCATTTCATTCCCGAGTCGAGCGGGTGGCCGTTCAGCCGGTTGTGGTCGCTTCCGTAACGCTGCTGGCGGTATTGGGCTTTTGGGTGGCGCTTTCTCGGCAACCAGAAGTGATCCGTCCGTTGATGGTGATCGGTGTTCCTCTTGGATGCGTACTGCTCATTGTGGGTAGGATTCTCAGTTCGGAAATCAACCAAAGTCTGCGTCGGAAGAAACGCTCCAAGCTTTTACTTTTGGGACGTGTCAGAGATATCAAAGAGATTCTTGGAAATGACCCTGCCACCAAGTTCCCATTCCATGAGGTAACGGCGCTTTTGGTCACCGATCCGGCTAACCTTCGGTCCTTGCCGGAAGTGCCAAATTGTAAGGTCCAAGGTTTTAAGTTGGGCGACGACATCGTTGATGCAGCATCGGTTCTCGAATGCGATTCCATTTGGGTGGCCTCTGTGCATGATTTCGGGCACAAGCACTTGAGGAGACTGATGTGGAGCCTTCGAGATCAGAATATTCGCCTTTATCTTGAGCCGATGATTGAGGGAACCTCAGGAACGCGAATTAGCTCGGAAAGGATCGGGTCGCGGTCAATCCTCTATGTCGAACCGCCACGTTTCGACGCTGCGAACGGATACCTCAAACGTGCGATGGACGTCTTCTTAAGTCTCGTGATCCTGATCGTTATTTCCCCAATCATGCTTGTCACGGCACTGGCGATCAAGCTGGAGGATCGCGGACCAGTCTTCTACAAGAGCGAGCGCATTGGAATATATGGACAGCCCTATATGGTGTGGAAGTTTAGGTCCATGGCGGTCGACGCCGATAAGCGTGCTCAGCAACTCATCGAGGCTCAAGGTGGGGACGCGTTGCTCTTCAAGATGAAGGATGACCCGCGTGTGACCAAGGTCGGAAAGTTTATTCGCAAGTATTCGATCGACGAGTTGCCCCAGTTCTTCAATACCTTGAATGGCACGATGAGTATCGTTGGACCGCGTCCGCAGGTACAGCGAGAGGTCAACGAATATGACATTGATATGCGCATGCGTCTGGAAGTCAGGCCAGGAATTACGGGTCTGTGGCAGGTGAGCGGCCGCTCCGATCTCACGCCGCAGCAGGCTCAAGCGCTGGATCTTTATTACGTGGATAACTGGTCACCGATGCTTGACGCCAAGATCTTCTTCCAGACTTTCGGTGCGGTTCTTCGCTCTGAAGGCGCCTACTAG
- a CDS encoding alpha/beta hydrolase gives MTLSLKMKKAGANASAAVIALCLMAHPIASADTIETTSSAPTDASVSSISGLEIEPTPVTSNDDEVQPSWLSSYGFFDSALGVVRAIIDAVGVTFMDMPISSELFEASVEDPQPVDPRWESEPQTIEAAGINLQAKVPVPDWWSWDTELKKHNPQFISAYSHSMRRDIPLIWVPASDQSSPRPVLYALSGRDGAEDGANVLTQTDITNLASDLNINIVTPAEGANSNYLDWYDDSHIARGKQQWETFLTKELPLALEEAIGASHQRAIVGVSASGGTALLYAEHNPGMYDAVGSISGCAEVDSWPARLGQSRNVADLGTVEQMLGPRNGRYSKYNDALINSPLLKEQENIFVFNSGGFLGTEDFAERFRPVDDYGWRARITSGAIIEWATNLCNHRLQSKLAAENIPARVAYSNSGAHSWGTFNEGVTAFMDMLEQRVCPKNANSGFSSSSS, from the coding sequence ATGACGTTGTCATTGAAAATGAAAAAGGCTGGTGCAAACGCAAGTGCAGCGGTAATCGCTTTGTGCTTGATGGCTCATCCCATTGCTTCGGCCGACACCATCGAAACTACCTCTAGCGCACCTACCGATGCTTCCGTGAGCTCAATTTCTGGACTTGAGATCGAGCCAACGCCTGTCACAAGCAATGATGATGAGGTGCAGCCAAGTTGGCTATCTAGTTATGGGTTTTTCGACAGTGCCCTTGGGGTCGTGCGGGCCATTATCGATGCAGTTGGCGTGACATTTATGGACATGCCTATAAGCTCTGAGCTTTTTGAGGCGAGCGTCGAAGATCCACAACCTGTGGATCCTCGCTGGGAATCGGAGCCACAAACAATTGAGGCGGCAGGTATCAATCTTCAAGCCAAGGTCCCGGTTCCTGACTGGTGGAGCTGGGATACTGAGCTCAAGAAACACAATCCCCAGTTTATTTCTGCCTATTCCCACTCAATGAGGCGTGATATCCCATTGATCTGGGTGCCCGCTTCCGATCAATCGAGCCCGCGTCCAGTGCTTTATGCTTTGAGTGGGCGCGACGGAGCGGAAGATGGCGCCAATGTCTTGACCCAGACTGATATCACCAATTTAGCAAGTGATCTCAATATCAACATTGTCACCCCTGCAGAAGGGGCGAACTCCAACTATCTGGATTGGTATGACGATTCCCACATTGCCCGCGGAAAACAGCAATGGGAGACCTTTTTGACGAAGGAACTGCCGCTTGCTTTAGAAGAAGCGATAGGTGCGAGCCACCAAAGGGCAATCGTTGGTGTCTCCGCATCCGGAGGTACCGCTCTGCTGTATGCGGAACATAACCCCGGAATGTATGATGCCGTCGGATCTATCTCGGGGTGTGCAGAGGTAGATTCCTGGCCTGCGCGGTTGGGTCAATCGAGAAACGTGGCGGACTTGGGCACCGTCGAACAGATGCTGGGTCCCCGCAATGGAAGGTATTCCAAATACAATGATGCGTTGATCAATTCGCCCCTGCTCAAGGAGCAGGAGAATATTTTCGTTTTCAATTCGGGTGGCTTTTTAGGAACTGAGGACTTTGCAGAGAGATTCCGCCCAGTCGATGACTACGGCTGGAGGGCGCGGATCACCAGCGGAGCCATTATCGAGTGGGCCACCAACCTGTGTAACCACCGTCTGCAGTCGAAGCTCGCAGCGGAAAATATTCCCGCACGCGTTGCCTATTCCAACTCAGGTGCTCATTCGTGGGGTACCTTCAATGAAGGCGTGACTGCGTTCATGGACATGCTTGAGCAACGCGTCTGCCCGAAGAATGCAAATAGTGGATTCTCGTCCAGTAGTTCCTGA
- the glmS gene encoding glutamine--fructose-6-phosphate transaminase (isomerizing), translating to MCGIVGYVGCADSGHDASDVVIEGLKRLEYRGYDSAGVAVLADGNIQLRKKAGKVSTLVDAIRSAPLPASKVGIGHTRWATHGGPTDANAHPHLVDGGNIAVVHNGIIENFVELKSFLEKRGYQFVSDTDTEVAAALLADVFKNEAKGDLTEAMRLTSNRLDGAFTLLAIQRDLPDRIVASRFNSPLVIGLGEGENYLSSDVSGFIDYTKNAVEIGNGQVVTLTPEGYSVIDFAGQPALGKEFVVEWDATAAEKGGFSSFMDKEIHDQPDAVRDTLIGRFDEEGKLTLDEVNIDESVLRSVDKIIVIACGTAAYAGQVARYAIEHWCRIPTEVELAHEFRYRDPIVNERTLVVALSQSGETMDTLMAVRHAREQGAKVVAICNTRGSSIPREADANLYTHAGPEIAVASTKAFLAQITASYLLGLYLAQLRGNKFADEIRAIVDELRKMPEKIQTVIDQEEAVKKLGREMKDAGSVLFLGRHVGFPVALEGALKLKEIAYLHAEGFAAGELKHGPIALVEEGQPVFVIVPSPKGRNALHAKVVSNIQEIRARGAITIVIAEEGDAAVEQFANHVIRIPECPTLLQPLLATVPLQIFACAVATAKGFDVDQPRNLAKSVTVE from the coding sequence ATGTGTGGAATTGTTGGATATGTCGGCTGTGCCGATTCTGGCCATGATGCTTCTGACGTGGTCATTGAGGGGCTTAAGAGGCTCGAATATCGAGGCTATGATTCTGCTGGCGTTGCTGTGCTCGCTGACGGAAACATCCAACTGCGCAAAAAAGCAGGAAAGGTTTCCACACTAGTTGACGCAATTAGATCGGCTCCATTGCCGGCGTCCAAGGTGGGAATTGGACACACTCGTTGGGCAACTCATGGCGGCCCCACGGACGCCAATGCGCATCCCCACTTGGTCGATGGCGGGAACATTGCAGTAGTGCATAACGGTATTATTGAGAATTTTGTTGAGTTAAAAAGTTTCCTCGAAAAGAGGGGCTACCAGTTCGTCTCTGACACAGACACTGAGGTGGCTGCTGCGTTGCTAGCAGATGTTTTCAAGAACGAGGCAAAAGGCGACCTAACGGAGGCGATGCGATTAACTAGCAATCGACTCGATGGAGCCTTTACGCTACTCGCAATCCAACGTGACTTGCCAGATAGGATCGTGGCTTCCCGTTTCAATTCTCCTTTGGTGATCGGCTTGGGTGAAGGGGAAAACTACCTCAGCTCGGATGTGTCAGGTTTCATTGACTACACCAAGAATGCCGTCGAAATTGGAAATGGACAAGTCGTAACACTTACCCCTGAAGGTTATTCTGTCATTGACTTCGCCGGTCAGCCAGCATTGGGCAAAGAGTTCGTAGTGGAATGGGATGCTACAGCTGCAGAAAAAGGTGGCTTTTCCTCCTTCATGGATAAGGAAATCCATGACCAGCCAGATGCAGTTCGAGACACCCTCATCGGCCGATTCGATGAGGAAGGAAAGCTCACGCTCGATGAAGTAAACATTGATGAGTCGGTGCTACGAAGCGTGGACAAGATCATCGTGATTGCTTGCGGTACGGCTGCTTATGCTGGCCAGGTCGCGCGGTACGCTATTGAGCATTGGTGCAGAATCCCGACAGAGGTCGAACTCGCTCATGAATTCCGTTATCGGGATCCTATCGTCAATGAGCGTACTTTGGTGGTGGCACTCTCTCAGTCGGGTGAAACGATGGATACCCTCATGGCTGTCCGTCACGCTCGTGAACAAGGAGCTAAAGTCGTTGCGATCTGCAACACCCGAGGCTCCTCAATTCCGCGTGAAGCTGATGCAAACCTGTATACACATGCAGGGCCAGAGATTGCGGTGGCATCTACCAAGGCATTCTTGGCTCAGATAACCGCTTCTTACCTTTTAGGTCTTTATCTTGCGCAACTACGTGGCAACAAGTTTGCTGACGAGATACGAGCGATTGTCGATGAACTGCGGAAGATGCCTGAGAAGATTCAAACAGTCATTGACCAAGAAGAGGCAGTCAAGAAGCTTGGTCGCGAGATGAAAGATGCCGGCTCTGTTTTGTTCCTCGGGCGGCATGTTGGATTCCCCGTTGCATTGGAAGGTGCCCTTAAGCTCAAAGAAATCGCGTATCTTCATGCGGAAGGATTTGCTGCGGGCGAGCTCAAGCACGGGCCCATTGCTTTGGTTGAAGAGGGACAGCCAGTCTTTGTTATCGTCCCGTCGCCGAAAGGGCGAAATGCACTTCACGCAAAAGTTGTTTCTAACATTCAGGAAATCCGCGCTCGCGGAGCTATCACTATCGTGATTGCTGAGGAGGGCGACGCAGCCGTTGAGCAGTTTGCCAATCACGTGATACGGATCCCAGAATGTCCTACACTGCTCCAGCCCTTATTGGCGACTGTTCCTTTACAGATCTTTGCCTGTGCTGTAGCGACAGCAAAGGGATTCGATGTTGATCAGCCTCGAAACTTAGCAAAGTCCGTCACTGTTGAGTAG
- a CDS encoding acyl carrier protein, which produces MPSLQDLLAQQSPSNESRESNDISTLTRLTKILALILGADSEAIQVDAPLSDLGATSLDIIELAVRIEMEFKIHTEETFFHEEPLSTTLNEVAALIDARQLPQTGDDSAN; this is translated from the coding sequence ATGCCATCACTTCAAGACCTTCTAGCTCAACAGAGTCCGAGCAATGAGTCGAGGGAGTCAAATGACATTTCCACACTCACACGCCTCACCAAAATCCTCGCCCTCATTCTCGGCGCCGACAGTGAAGCTATTCAGGTAGATGCTCCGCTGTCAGACCTTGGCGCAACGTCCCTCGATATCATCGAGTTAGCCGTTCGCATTGAAATGGAATTCAAGATCCACACGGAGGAGACTTTCTTCCATGAAGAACCACTCTCCACGACGCTAAATGAAGTTGCCGCCCTTATCGACGCTAGGCAACTTCCGCAAACTGGCGACGATTCAGCCAACTAA
- the dnaG gene encoding DNA primase, with translation MAKGRIPESDIQAIREQTPIEDVVGEYVQLRPAGADSLKGLSPFKDEKTPSFHVRPNHGYFHCFSTGIGGDVFKFLMEVEHVSFPEAVEMCADIIGYQINYQGSSTNQSKQQPGLRKRLIEANKLAHSFYQEQLETRGAARARDFLLQRGFTRDFIKSFECGFAPEGWDTLTKNLLRRGFTFEELEAAGLSKMGRRGPIDRFHRRLIWPIKDISGVVIGFGARKLFDDDNLGKYMNTPETLLYKKSKILFGLDKAKREISSRHQAVVVEGYTDVMAMHAAGVTTAVAACGTAFGDDHLKLVRRLMLDDNYFRGEIIYTFDGDEAGQKAALRAFEGDQKFTGQSYVSVAPDGLDPCDLRLQRGDGALRDLVAKRIPMSEFVIRTLLSEYNLDTAEGRLQALRRVAPVVASIKDKPLQSEYGRLVAGWVGWLDPQDVLNEVQKASQGLDGLKDANSFSTDNREQNLKIAQRVAEMPDRNNPMLWPERESLKLAIQLPEIAGALDSYGSEYFSNAVYREIREAITLRGGVEGQHEGIEWISEIQGAVVSQVGQATLSELAVEPIRLEGGDSIQHLGRTLARLEERKVGSEIAKLKSTMERMRPENDRRAYNELFSSLIQLERRRKQLLAEAFN, from the coding sequence ATGGCTAAAGGGCGAATCCCAGAGAGTGACATTCAGGCAATTCGAGAACAAACGCCAATTGAAGATGTCGTAGGGGAGTATGTTCAACTTAGGCCAGCAGGTGCGGATTCCTTAAAGGGGCTGAGCCCTTTTAAGGATGAAAAAACCCCCTCGTTTCACGTGCGGCCAAACCACGGCTATTTTCACTGTTTCTCAACGGGAATCGGTGGCGATGTCTTCAAGTTTCTAATGGAGGTTGAGCACGTCAGTTTTCCAGAAGCGGTGGAGATGTGTGCGGACATTATTGGTTATCAAATCAATTATCAAGGAAGCAGCACCAATCAGTCCAAACAGCAGCCTGGTCTGCGGAAGCGTCTGATCGAAGCCAACAAATTGGCTCACTCGTTCTACCAGGAGCAGCTAGAGACTAGGGGTGCTGCTAGAGCGCGAGATTTCCTCCTGCAACGCGGTTTCACGAGGGACTTTATTAAGTCTTTTGAGTGTGGATTTGCGCCTGAGGGTTGGGACACCCTCACCAAAAACTTGTTGCGTCGTGGATTTACATTTGAGGAACTGGAGGCTGCAGGGCTTTCGAAAATGGGCAGACGGGGACCAATCGACCGTTTCCATCGCCGATTGATTTGGCCGATCAAAGACATCTCTGGTGTCGTAATCGGGTTTGGCGCAAGAAAGCTTTTTGACGATGATAACCTCGGCAAGTATATGAATACTCCTGAGACTTTGCTTTATAAAAAGTCAAAGATTCTTTTCGGACTTGATAAGGCCAAAAGAGAAATTTCATCACGCCATCAAGCAGTCGTTGTAGAAGGCTATACAGATGTAATGGCCATGCATGCAGCTGGGGTTACCACTGCTGTAGCAGCGTGTGGCACTGCTTTCGGGGATGATCATTTGAAGTTGGTTCGCAGGCTCATGTTGGATGATAACTATTTTCGGGGGGAAATCATCTATACCTTTGATGGCGATGAAGCGGGACAGAAGGCCGCACTCAGGGCCTTTGAAGGCGATCAGAAATTTACCGGTCAGTCCTATGTAAGTGTTGCACCAGATGGACTTGACCCATGTGACCTTAGACTTCAACGAGGCGATGGAGCTCTCCGCGACTTGGTAGCGAAGCGGATCCCCATGTCTGAATTCGTGATCCGCACGCTCCTATCCGAATATAACCTAGATACAGCGGAAGGAAGACTGCAGGCATTGCGCCGTGTAGCGCCAGTAGTCGCCTCGATAAAGGATAAGCCCCTTCAGTCGGAATATGGGCGTTTGGTGGCGGGCTGGGTCGGATGGCTAGACCCACAGGATGTCTTGAATGAGGTGCAAAAAGCCTCGCAGGGACTGGATGGGCTTAAAGATGCGAATAGCTTCAGCACGGATAATAGGGAACAGAACTTAAAGATTGCTCAACGCGTAGCGGAGATGCCTGACCGGAACAACCCAATGTTGTGGCCTGAGCGAGAGTCCCTCAAATTGGCGATTCAGCTGCCGGAAATTGCAGGTGCATTGGATTCGTACGGTTCTGAGTATTTTTCGAATGCGGTATATCGGGAGATCCGCGAGGCAATCACTTTGAGAGGGGGAGTAGAAGGACAACATGAGGGGATTGAGTGGATTTCTGAAATACAAGGCGCAGTCGTAAGCCAAGTTGGACAAGCCACGCTTTCAGAACTTGCCGTCGAGCCAATTCGATTGGAAGGAGGAGACTCAATCCAACATCTCGGCAGGACTCTCGCTAGGCTTGAAGAGCGGAAGGTCGGCTCTGAAATCGCGAAACTGAAATCGACGATGGAACGAATGCGTCCAGAAAACGACCGGAGGGCTTACAATGAATTGTTTTCAAGTCTAATTCAGTTGGAAAGGCGAAGGAAGCAACTTTTGGCAGAGGCCTTTAACTAG
- a CDS encoding glycosyltransferase, producing the protein MSIKRAVFLPELRPYFLENLVEFAPLEIFWVKQMYMEGVELARDFGGFEQDRLSSPWQSFRVGLALDADELVMPEPFWFRQYPTAAPFLLGVRLGDLRKRKHTRIGTYCIDNALPEKLLKLPERIPAPVRTRLARLVSAPYIWMLDVFVFGTSGARKTYVETTKKDFHNAETVLPRPLPRPGWDAPKDRKKFAFVGSLRAEKGIELMLKAWEEIAKRRADLSLVIAGVGELAPMVRQWAQTQPTVTFIEGATRTEVFDILDTTGCHVQLSMPGVRSREQVGSSNLEALSCGHRLIVTTETGIADWLSELGHGVVSIHATPSEVADVIEQFADDPTWKTPDSTFGIEDGYTAAHRVLFDE; encoded by the coding sequence ATGTCGATTAAGCGGGCGGTTTTTCTACCAGAGCTTCGACCATATTTCCTTGAGAATTTGGTTGAATTTGCTCCGTTGGAGATCTTTTGGGTCAAGCAGATGTACATGGAGGGGGTAGAGCTAGCGCGGGACTTCGGAGGATTCGAACAAGATCGGCTCTCTTCGCCTTGGCAGAGCTTCCGCGTAGGCCTTGCGTTGGATGCGGACGAGTTGGTCATGCCGGAGCCGTTTTGGTTTAGGCAATACCCCACTGCTGCACCTTTCCTCCTAGGTGTTCGCCTGGGTGATCTGCGCAAGAGGAAGCACACTCGCATCGGAACCTACTGCATCGACAACGCACTCCCGGAAAAGCTCCTTAAGCTCCCGGAAAGAATTCCGGCACCGGTGCGAACCCGGTTGGCCAGGCTTGTGTCGGCTCCGTATATCTGGATGCTGGATGTGTTTGTGTTCGGCACCTCAGGGGCTAGGAAGACCTACGTGGAGACAACCAAGAAGGACTTCCACAACGCAGAAACAGTTCTTCCACGCCCATTGCCTCGCCCAGGTTGGGATGCTCCAAAGGATCGGAAGAAATTCGCGTTTGTGGGTTCGTTGCGGGCGGAGAAGGGGATTGAGCTCATGCTCAAGGCATGGGAGGAGATCGCGAAACGACGCGCGGACCTTTCACTGGTCATCGCGGGTGTAGGCGAACTCGCACCGATGGTCCGCCAATGGGCTCAGACGCAACCTACGGTCACCTTCATCGAGGGGGCTACTCGCACGGAAGTCTTCGATATCCTCGACACAACAGGTTGCCATGTGCAATTGTCCATGCCTGGGGTTCGGTCTCGTGAGCAGGTGGGAAGCTCCAACCTTGAGGCGCTGTCCTGTGGGCATCGCCTGATTGTCACAACTGAGACCGGGATCGCCGATTGGCTCAGCGAGCTGGGGCATGGGGTGGTGAGCATTCACGCTACGCCTAGCGAGGTGGCAGATGTCATAGAGCAGTTTGCTGATGACCCCACGTGGAAGACCCCTGATTCAACTTTTGGTATCGAAGACGGCTATACCGCAGCACATCGGGTGCTTTTCGACGAATAG
- a CDS encoding glycosyltransferase family 4 protein: protein MSSHEGTFAPSDRTLWIHWGRTGGGPRFLLELVEGDLKASPRGTQFISYNPDAEIGDQFQRLAIPRLKIRTYNSKIGVILGLPRLLINSIRMNWWIRKHKIRRVVGVMESVYQSLSVPLFLPRSVEYIAGIHDGKHHPGESSVVQRIGRRLELWRADKVLAFSEEVGRILRAEVPNKQVLVASHPPFGVESELPSPRKFPASRPIIIGLFGRLQEYKGIDVLLEANEILHTKPSFGDLPEISVRIVGNGPGERFRDTAIGRWASWDTRWIPEEEVDGIVADFDIMALPYTEASQSGPVSLALAQAIPCIATPKGALPTQVDGFGIVAKDASPEAVAQAIYDLVTDPSLYERLSQSAVSKLSTTMLWDDLATFIRNGGATSSPAQTSK from the coding sequence ATGTCATCTCACGAAGGTACTTTTGCCCCCTCTGACCGAACCTTATGGATTCACTGGGGCCGAACCGGCGGCGGCCCTCGTTTCCTACTTGAACTGGTAGAAGGTGATCTGAAGGCCTCTCCGAGAGGCACGCAGTTCATCTCCTATAACCCAGATGCCGAAATCGGTGATCAGTTTCAACGTCTAGCAATTCCCCGGCTTAAAATAAGGACTTATAACTCGAAAATCGGCGTCATCCTAGGCCTGCCGCGGCTGCTCATCAATTCGATCCGGATGAATTGGTGGATTCGCAAGCACAAAATCCGTCGGGTCGTCGGCGTAATGGAAAGCGTCTATCAGTCTTTGTCTGTGCCGCTGTTTCTTCCTCGCAGCGTGGAATACATCGCCGGAATCCACGATGGGAAACATCACCCCGGCGAGTCGAGTGTTGTTCAGCGAATCGGTCGTAGGCTTGAGCTGTGGCGTGCCGATAAAGTGCTTGCTTTCTCTGAGGAGGTTGGCCGCATCTTGCGCGCTGAGGTGCCTAACAAACAAGTGCTCGTTGCAAGTCACCCTCCTTTTGGTGTTGAATCAGAGCTCCCCTCTCCCCGAAAATTCCCGGCTTCCCGGCCCATCATCATCGGGTTGTTTGGCAGGCTGCAAGAATACAAGGGCATCGATGTACTGCTCGAGGCCAATGAAATTTTGCACACGAAACCTAGTTTCGGCGACCTACCAGAAATTTCGGTTCGCATCGTGGGCAACGGCCCCGGCGAACGATTCAGGGACACCGCTATCGGCCGTTGGGCATCATGGGATACGCGTTGGATCCCCGAAGAGGAAGTCGATGGCATCGTTGCCGATTTCGACATTATGGCGCTGCCGTACACTGAGGCTAGCCAGTCAGGACCGGTGAGCCTTGCTCTAGCTCAAGCCATTCCATGCATCGCAACCCCCAAGGGTGCCTTGCCGACCCAGGTTGATGGATTTGGCATTGTGGCCAAAGACGCAAGCCCGGAAGCTGTCGCCCAGGCGATCTACGACCTAGTCACAGACCCCTCGCTGTACGAGCGGCTCTCCCAATCCGCAGTCAGCAAATTGTCGACCACGATGTTATGGGATGACCTAGCCACCTTCATCCGAAACGGTGGTGCGACCTCATCCCCAGCCCAGACCTCTAAGTAA
- a CDS encoding glycosyltransferase, whose product MSGGVATAAMGYASNLPDETHVLLANARRSPGGMVEIPDGLFSEVLSLPNDHRRAVLEVVRVAKELNPDIIHAHSSFAGLYVRLASLFPGMKQFPVVYTPHGLAFVREDVSGVKKEVFRIAEKALAPMTTVFAGCSTNESELLKEIVPQGKHICVPNALPEERIASFPSWQAPEKPAVAVLGRIAPQRDPEMVIAIAQALRHTEDLQGVEVRWIGDGDSELRDRLERNGITVVGWTPAEKVPDELCKVSVMLHTARWDGFPMAVLESLAMGVPTLVSDIPALFECPEGTRFKGAEEAIRGIRALIANPSAFDWSVVRDRYNEASQTIQLAKAYQLAIG is encoded by the coding sequence ATGTCTGGTGGCGTTGCGACGGCAGCAATGGGCTATGCCTCGAATCTTCCGGATGAGACGCATGTGTTGTTAGCAAATGCTCGGCGTTCGCCGGGGGGGATGGTAGAGATCCCGGACGGACTTTTCTCAGAAGTTCTATCCTTGCCAAACGACCACCGACGTGCGGTACTCGAGGTTGTCCGAGTGGCGAAGGAACTCAATCCTGATATCATCCATGCCCACTCGAGTTTCGCCGGGCTGTATGTACGTCTGGCGTCTTTGTTCCCCGGGATGAAACAGTTTCCTGTGGTCTACACTCCCCATGGCTTGGCATTCGTCCGCGAAGATGTGTCAGGAGTGAAAAAAGAAGTCTTCCGGATTGCTGAGAAGGCTCTCGCTCCGATGACGACTGTCTTTGCTGGATGTTCCACCAACGAATCGGAACTGTTGAAGGAAATTGTGCCACAAGGCAAGCACATATGTGTTCCCAATGCGTTGCCAGAAGAGCGCATTGCGAGCTTCCCTAGCTGGCAGGCGCCTGAGAAGCCGGCAGTGGCTGTGCTGGGTAGGATTGCACCCCAGCGCGATCCGGAGATGGTCATCGCCATCGCACAGGCGCTTCGCCACACTGAAGACCTGCAAGGTGTCGAGGTTCGCTGGATCGGAGATGGCGATAGTGAATTGCGGGACAGGCTAGAAAGAAACGGAATTACGGTTGTTGGTTGGACTCCGGCTGAGAAAGTGCCGGACGAGCTGTGCAAGGTGTCTGTGATGCTTCATACGGCCCGCTGGGATGGTTTCCCGATGGCGGTACTTGAATCACTAGCAATGGGCGTGCCAACGCTTGTGTCTGACATTCCAGCACTTTTCGAATGCCCGGAAGGTACTAGGTTTAAGGGCGCTGAGGAAGCGATCCGCGGAATCCGTGCCCTAATCGCTAATCCGAGCGCGTTTGATTGGAGCGTCGTCAGGGATCGATACAACGAGGCATCCCAGACGATTCAATTGGCTAAGGCATACCAACTAGCAATTGGATAG